The window CAACGTTGAATTGAATGTGCgtatttattatttcataatatAAGAACAAATTGAAGTCCTTATTCCCAATTCTCCTTTCAATTCAATTGCAGCAATCTCAGTCTCTGCCCCATGGCTTACGTTGAGCGAGGTATCCTCCTCTTCTCAATTCTCGTTCATatcaattttctctctcttttttttaattaccgtTTAGGTTCAGGTTCTGATTCATCGGTGGGCTTGAATTTATAGAATCCGTTATCTGTTCTTTCAGAtccaaccttttttttttcaattctgttttaatttttaaaacaggCTTCCAAATCATGAAATCTCGCAACTCCTGACTTTCCATGATttctaacaatatatttttgagaatcatgccgatacttttttttttaatttatcaaataaattctctctctctctctctctctctctctctctctctctctctctaatatTAAACGCGTTTAACTCGGTGTCCCCTGATTTTCCAGTTTTCTGTGTTacattaaaattcttaaaacaaCAGATTTTTAGGACATTGAGAAAAGTCATCTTAATCTGCATGGAATTTTACCACGTAATACGGGTACCAATTCATTTTGTCAAATGTACCTAATACGGGCACCAATACATGCTGTTTGTATGCAGCTTAGTATGTATCTAATGAGACTAGGTGTGGTTTAAGGTATAGTTAGGTATGTCTTACGTACTAATAAGATCATCCTGCCCCATTCCccaaattaaagattttaagaTTTAGTGATCTTTTggctttttttctcaattttctcaTGTTTGTTTCTGTATTTAATCAAAATCCATTCATCCTTGCTTGTGAGATGTGAGATACAAGTTTGTCAATTTCTTTTGTTATAGATGTTTAAACTATAATCTATTAATATTTCATATTCTTCTATAGAACAccctaacttttaataaatgttGGATTCTGTACCTGTTCCGGGTTCCGGTATTGTACCCGTTTTCATGCAACATAGTGATCCAGTTTTCTCTGCTGAACTGGTGGAGCTCAACTATTTCAGGAGGGGTTTTCAATTCTAACTTTAAAATGGTTGTGAGCAGTGTTTTTCATTTTCGATTGGTATACCAGTAACTTCAAAGACATGTAAAGACTTACTGGATTGTTTCCTTGTTTAAACTCTCTTTTAAGGTTAATAGCTTCTTTGCTTTCCGTTACTTTAGCTCCAATGTAACAAGTAATGTCAGTAATGCAGAGATAGTATATGTTGTGTGAGGTGGTTGTTATAATAAAGACTAAGTAGTGGAGGTGCTGGAGTTAACAAAAGTTACTAACATTTAGAGGAGGTTATTTGGTGTTATTGTTGGTGAATCAAGGGTGTTGTTTCAATTTCTATCAATTTCTTTTGATTCGTTTCAGGGGCATTGGTGAATCATAGGCTTGTCTTTTTCCATTACATATTTGTGCCTTTGCCAAGAATGATTCCTTATCTTCTCATTTCCTTTAGTACATTTATTGTTTAGAAAAAGTGTTGGAATAAATTACCGAGATGTTTTGTCAAAGATTTTGTAATTCTAAAAGAGTAAATGACATAATTATGTTGGGATTTAGTTGAAAacaaaatgtgttatcaagttAATGAGTGACTTTTCTATAGTAACATATGACATAAATATGGATATGAGGTATGAAGCACTCATTTTCTTTTGCACTGGGGTACTTATCTTCAAGGTTAAAAGTAAAGAGAAGTAAAAGATTTGGAGATATCTTTCTTTCCCATTTCTTGCTTGTACATCTTCATTTCAtccctgtttttttttattatctgtattttagttttcattcCTCCCTTTCTCATTTTGGCTGACTTTTCCCTTTGCAATACTGGATATTGATGACTTAAGTGTTATATAGACTGGTGAAACCTGTCATATTTTCtgtgatattaattattagtatacTTTTTGTTTTGGCCATTCCATTAGTTGTTAAAGAGCATATGATAATTAGTCTAAATGCCTGTGACTGCAAAAGTACTTGCTTGGAATGGCCAAATTTGTGGTTGGAAGTTATTGATACACTTAAGAGaagtttggtttaattttttttattatggttTTCAGCTTCTCTACCCCCTCCCCCTCATAAACATGTAGAGggattccattttttttttacctgcaATGCAAAAATGGGGAGATATATTCACCAACAATTTAAATCAGTTATGATATTCTGCATGATGGGGCCTTTTCCTAGTGAAAACTACTGATCTATTCTTTTAAGAATGGTGGATGGCAGAACGTGGCGAAAAACTGAAATTTCGCCATATAAACACACCATTGTGCCTTATGGCACAACCATGGCGGCcctcccttcacaaattgcctatggTGGTTGGCAAAAAATCCACCACGTCATTCCGCCATGGCAGCACCATGATCTTTATTTAACAACAGTGATATGATTTTAAGTTGAGGTGCTTAAGTTGATTTTCACTTATAGAAGTttgattcatttaaatttttatcttctcCTAACAAGTGTTTATTCAGAAGTTTTTCAAATTGGGACTTAGATGATTTTGTTCTTGAAACTGAAATGATTGTGTCTTGATATTGATTCATAATGGGAATTGGATGCAATTTTGTGCAGGTGTTGTCAAATCAAAGCGATCAATATGGCGGCTTAAAACAATCACTGATTTTTTCTGGGCCATTGTTAACTACATAGGCTTGTTTTTTGCAACTATGTTCTcggtaatatttgcacatttctCAATTCATAGTATAGAAATTTTGAGGAATCTTGGTTATTGTATTGAATGTTGATGTATGCTCATGATGTTTCCCTCTTTAGATGGAAAAGTCAGATGCCTACAGAAAAGGTTCTGTTGGTAAGAAATGGGATGGCGGTGCTCCTGGAGGAGGTCCTGGTGGtggtggcggcggtggtggCGGTCCCCGAGGTCCTCCTCGTGGGGGTCTTGACAATGTTCGTGGGCTAGATAGTATAAGGGGACGTGATCATAGTAAGTTTATGTTATctgcaatgcttttaatctttaGTTATTCAGATATTTATTTTGCCTTTCTAGTTTTCGTTTGCTGATGATTTTGCTAATGTGTTTACTCCATTGAACTTTCAGGTTCACTTCCTGCCTGCGGTTCCTGCTGTGGCTGAATGTTAGAGATCCAATTTGTGTATATGCCTTTTATATGTTACGGTTTGTATCTGGTGTTGAACTGGTATAATATGTAAACAAACATCGATACGACTTTCAAGCTTTATATGTGGCCATAAgctgaaataacaaaatttaactaTATTGACGTATTTTGATAGTCTTCAAATGACCAATCACTAATGGTATACGGTATGATAACACTTCAAATTTAACCATACTCTTACAAAACTCTTTTCTTCTGTTATAAGCTTAGTTTGCTTAGAAGTGTTATCCGTAGTCGAGTATGgttttctttaataattttattttatttgtaaaatagcATGGAtgattttctttcacttttttgaTACTACTATGGCAACCGAGTTCTAATAAAACATTCACGTGAATAGATTTGTACATatttatagttaattttataaaatttgctAACTTTTATTCATACTTATAATCTTTTCAAGTActcttactcttttttttcagattatatgatatttaagattttgatacattaattttaagatatataattaatttattgaatttcaaatataatattaagtaACTTCTTTAGAGTATTTTCAATGGGTTAATTTAATcaattctttttaagttgtttatcttatgttaattatttcttataatatcatattaaaGTTACCCAGTTTATCTATATTTTGTTCTAATGGCATAGTTTTAAACTATTCTTGAATTATCCCTTTGAATGattattaaatgataagaaaataagTAATGATTATTAGAGAtactcttatatatattttatttttctaattaatggtTAGTTTACTCTTTTTATATACTACTCtcactaaatattaattaaaggtAGCCttgaaaaaatgtatttaatgcAACATTCATTTtgcaaaatgatatatataataaaaaagtatttttttttctaaaatgtcATGTAATATGGAACGGATGGAGTATCTTAAATTATGTACTTCTTCCcatctcaaatataaaaaaaatacatttttctttgtctcaaatataattttttaactaattttatctcatttaatgttattattatttttatacataatgCTATTGTTTAATTGagattttagttttaatgattttttatttctttatatcaAGTTTCAGgataagttgattttttttaattga of the Glycine max cultivar Williams 82 chromosome 13, Glycine_max_v4.0, whole genome shotgun sequence genome contains:
- the LOC100526958 gene encoding uncharacterized protein LOC100526958; translation: MAYVERGVVKSKRSIWRLKTITDFFWAIVNYIGLFFATMFSMEKSDAYRKGSVGKKWDGGAPGGGPGGGGGGGGGPRGPPRGGLDNVRGLDSIRGRDHSSLPACGSCCG